The following coding sequences are from one Primulina eburnea isolate SZY01 chromosome 15, ASM2296580v1, whole genome shotgun sequence window:
- the LOC140814622 gene encoding protein S-acyltransferase 11 — protein MNPTVSIARSSAVVPEEDPYSISVDVDLEETCWGCGLRVLVPPHASVFKCGWCGAITKQMAVKCNNKYLRWIRFRDRCFVCVVLVVMLFFICGGIWAVYPVIFSISYFCGIFHLTLALILSISTISSFCLAAFRPASVQQIIIWGSYPMMGKGGLENYTFCYYCSKPKSPRTHHCRSCGTCVLDMDHHCPFIGNCVGAANHRCFIMFLISAVTSILYVAIMTLFATIYIWPPVNLGTGNLLNGLSGTKFLYRALKERAIAILGSAVFLPAQGLVLVYLFISSVSVGIGLSVLLWQQLCYIYTGETYLSHLSAVDNEGMSNKDCQNLVRFFGCPFAAATYLPSFWKSRKIHTK, from the exons ATGAATCCCACAGTTTCCATCGCCCGCAGCTCCGCCGTCGTTCCCGAG GAGGATCCTTACTCGATATCTGTTGATGTGGATCTTGAGGAAACCTGTTGGGGTTGTGGACTTCGTGTTCTTGTCCCACCCCATGCATCTGTATTTAAATGTGGCTGGTGTGGAGCCATAACGAAGCAAATGGCAGTGAAATGCAATAACAAATACTTGCGATGGATAAGATTTCGGGACCGTTGTTTTGTCTGTGTTGTTCTTGTAGTTATGCTTTTCTTTATAT GTGGAGGCATTTGGGCTGTTTATCCTGTAATCTTCTCGATCAGTTACTTCTGTGGTATTTTTCATTTAACTTTAGCATTGATCCTGTCTATATCTACTATATCTTCATTTTGCCTTGCGGCATTTCGACCTGCCAGTGTTCAACAAATTATAATTTGGGGTAGCTATCCAATGATGGGGAAAGGTGGACTGGAGAATTACACTTTTTGTTATTACTGCTCAAAACCAAAATCACCCCGGACACACCATTGCCGTTCATGTGGAACATGTGTACTCGACATGGATCATCACTGCCCATTT ATTGGGAACTGTGTTGGCGCAGCAAATCACCGATGCTTTATTATGTTTCTCATTTCAGCAGTCACCAGTATACTTTATGTGGCTATCATGACACTGTTTGCTACCATCTATATCTGGCCACCTGTAAATCTCGGAACAGGCAACCTATTAAATGGGTTGTCTGGTACAAAGTTTCTTTACCGAGCCTTAAAAGAGCGTGCTATTGCTATCTTGGGCTCTGCAGTGTTTCTACCAGCTCAAGGACTTGTTCTGGTTTACCTTTTTATCTCCAGTGTTTCAGTGGGGATCGGCCTAAGTGTGCTCTTgtggcaacagctgtgttacATTTATACTGGAGAAACTTACTTGAGTCATCTTAGTGCCGTAGACAACGAAGGAATGTCAAATAAGGATTGCCAAAATCTTGTAAGGTTTTTTGGTTGTCCATTTGCTGCCGCAACATATTTACCAAGTTTTTGGAAATCGAGAAAAATTCATACTAAGTAA